From Rutidosis leptorrhynchoides isolate AG116_Rl617_1_P2 chromosome 3, CSIRO_AGI_Rlap_v1, whole genome shotgun sequence, a single genomic window includes:
- the LOC139896233 gene encoding uncharacterized protein yields MSSLADFLSQTPQIIQVYSSEVKSLCDKTKEILMQESNVQSAGTVVLTYGRHLRIYLINSAHCIGTSDCGTCLTANQGAQLQCGTSSSTSGVFILRLKIMRDW; encoded by the exons ATGTCGTCACTTGCCGATTTTCTCTCCCAGACGCCACAAATAATTCAG GTATATTCATCCGAGGTTAAGTCATTATGTGACAAGACCAAAGAGATTTTGATGCAAGAAAGCAATGTGCAG AGTGCAGGTACGGTAGTGCTAACGTATGGAAGACATTTACGGATCTATTTGATTAATTCCGCTCACTGCATTG GGACTTCTGATTGTGGGACTTGTCTGACTGCTAATCAAGGAGCTCAACTTCAATGTGGCACTTCATCTTCTACATCAGGTGTATTTATTTTGCGTTTGAAAATAATGAGAGATTGGTGA